Below is a window of Nostoc sp. KVJ3 DNA.
CTTGGGTTAAAGCAGACTCGATAGCTGATTGCTCAACATAATCAGAGATTGACAGAATAGCTTTATTTTCTGCATAAGATTGCAACTCAGCCGTCAATGCTGTTTCAAACTCATTGAATGTACTTTTAGCAATGACAAGTTGTTGATGAGATTGAGAAAGTTGTTCTGTTAGCCCTAATATTGTTTGGGTTACAGCAGACTCGACAGCTGATTGCTCAATATAATCAGAGATTGTATTTAAGAGTTGTCTGGTGGCTGGTTGTGAAGAATGGACATAATTTGCTTCTCTATTAAAAATTGTTGAATCTTGTCCGTTAATTTGTCTTGAGAGTTTCTCTGTTCGTTGACCTCGAAGCCCATCATCTGTAGAGCTTTGGTTAATTCCTGCAATATCGTCTCCATGCTCGAAGACTTTTTCGAGTTCAGCATCTCGGTTAATTGCTGCAAGAAGTTCGACTGATTCGCGCTCATTTCGATTAGGTTCTCGGCTTGGCTCGTTTCTAAGAACTCGATTTTCTGGGTCAATTGCTGGCTGTTGGTTTGTAACTGCTCGAAATTCTTGTTCAATTGCTCTATCTTCTCGGTTAGGAACTGTATCTGAGTTAGGTTGTTGTCGTTGGTTAAAGTCATGGGTTTGTACCTGTGGTTTATTTTGTAAAAGATAGGGAACAGGCAATGGGGAACAGGCAACAGTTTTTTCTATTTCCTCTTCCCTGTGTGTTGGTAAGAGATCCAATTTGTCATTCCCTGTTGCCCGTTCCCTGTTGCCTGTTCCCTCAAGTTGTATAGAACGTTGTTCTGGTATCGGCTTACGCAAAGGTGGAAAAGCCGCAGTCTTTGAATGCTGATTCTGCTGTTGCCAGTCCCGAAAGGTTGGAGCAAGATGACTCAATTTCTCGTAAGCGAGTGGCCCACTTGCGACTATGAAATCATCAACACCTTTAGAAGGCCCTGGCAAGCTGACAACTTTTACTCTTGCTCCAGCTTCTTGTAACAATCTTCCAGTCACGGAAATATCTCGCTCGATATGGAGCTTAGTTTCAGGCTTGGTTTCGTAGTCAAAGCAGAACTTGAAAACTCTCCCTGGTGTGGCGAAAACCGCTAATTCCTCATGTAGGTAAGACTTACCGATTTTTTTACCAAACTCATCTTTGGGAGTTCGGTATCCCGATGAAATCCCAGGTAGCCCAATGGCAGCATGACCCTGACTCAACAGACTGGCTGCTTTTTTCGCGCCTTCTGCTAGAGCACAGGGGATATTATGTTTCCAGACACAGTACCAAAATCCTGACTGGCGATCGCGATCACTGGGGTTCACCTTGTGTTTGGAGTAAATGCGTTCGGCAATATCGTCAGGGACATCTAGCAAGAAGATACTTAATTCAACTTTTGGGGGATGCTCATATTTAATGAATTTCCCTTCAATTATTTGCCCAGACTCATCTTTTTTGGGTCTTGGTTGATTTGGCTTGTAGCATCCCCATCGTTTAATCGGCGGTTTCTCACCTGGCTTTAAGTTAGCAAATGTTCGCGCATCAACTCCAGCATCACACCACCATCCACCAGCATCAAGATGCGAATATGCCCTTATAAAACCATCTGTTAGCCGTCCTGTATTTGTTCGATTCAGTTTTTCGCTGACCATGAGCCGTTCCCAGGCTTCATGCTCACCACCTGCATAGTTAAACTGAAGACTCTCAAAGTTCAACGCTGTAATATCGGGATGAATAGCACTATTTTCAAACTCCTGCCAATCCTTTGGTTCAATAAAATTGGGAATGTCTTCAGTATGATATGGTGTCCAAAACGCTTCTGTGGGGACAGGAGATTTCAGTACTGGCTTAGAGAAAACCGATTCAACAGTATTATAATTTGGTGTCTCTTTCAAGACGGGCAAGACTTTCGGTACTTTTATTGATGAATCATGGCTTGTTGTTCGGCTAGATGCAACTGATTTCACAATTGGCCCGACATTTGGAGTAGATACTGTCGTCTCTTGTTTTAGTACTGGCTTCTCAAAAGGGGCACTTATATTTATAGTTATTGCTTGGTGCTGCTTGAAAGTCGATTTCTGAATTTGTTTTCGTAGCAATTCCAAAGCATTCTCTTTGGCTTTCGACTGTTGCGCCAACTCTACCAATCGCGTTGGATCTTCGGTGTAAATTTTTAATTCATGCCTTGCACGGCTGGCAGCAACATAAAAACTTTCCTGTCCAATAGTGAAATCTGCCGAAATTAACACCCGATCCGCAGTTTTCCCCTGACTACTATATGTTGTACTCACAAGGGCATAGTCTAAGTTTTGCGCCTGTGCCAAACTAATGGATTCAGTACGCTCATCAGCATATTTAATCTGGACGATATTCAGGTCGATCGCTGTTACAGTAAATTCCTGCCCGTTGCGTCGTCCCAATTGCCGATCGTTTTTCTTCCATTGCAAGCGATCGCCCACAGCAATTTCAATCTGGTGACTCTGGTAAACCGCTTTCTCAAAAGCCGTGTCTACATCCATTACCTGACCATTATCACCAATTAGGGTCAACTTATCAGTAGTTCGACCTACCACTTCATATAATTTGCCTTTATCCAGCCCCCGGCGTTTGTAATCCCGTGTGGGCATGACCACATCACCAATTTCAAAGTTATGGGCAAACCGCATCTGTACTTTTGTCAGATTTTTGGTTTGCAATTGGGTGATGGTTGCAGTTTCTCCCAAAGTTCCTTCACCCTTGAGCTTCGAGCGAATCGCTTGGGTAAGGGCAAGTCTTTCTGTATTTGTTCCAGCTAACACAAGAGTTTTGAGTCGCTGCTCTGGTGTCCCTACTATATAATCATTGGCGATCTGCTCTATTTTGGATTCTGAAGAAACAGTTTTTATTGAGCCGGTCGCCAGTAGATGTTCAAATCCCGCTTCTACTCTGCCATCGGCAATTAAATCTACTGCCAGCTTCAGTTGAGGGTCTTTTTGGCGCAACGATTCATTGAGGTGTGCGGTTTTGATTCCCGCCTGTTGCAAGGATTTGAAGGGATTCCCTGCTGATACTGCTGACAACTGCCGAGTGTCACCGACTAAAATCACCCTAGCTTGAAGTAAGGTTGCTCGTTGTAGGAGTGCATGGGCATCCTTAGCACTGAGTAAACCCGCTTCGTCCACAATCCAGATTTGATTTGGTTCAATTTCTTGTGGTTCAGTGACAAGTAATCTAGCCACTGTAAGAGACTGAATTTCTAACTCTTCACTCAAAACCTTAGCAGCAGAGGAACTAGGGGCAAAGCCAATAATAGTGTATCCGGCATCTGTGGCTATCGCTTTCAACTCCTTGAGGGCGAAAGTCTTACCAGCACCAGCTACTCCCTGCCATGCAATGAACTGGTCAGATGTTGTTGCAGCTAATTCTACTGCTTGGCGCTGTCCGGTATTTAGTAAGGTTTTCTGTAACTGGCTCTCAACTACTTCTCTATTAGTTATTGGGACTACTTTTCCAACACCTTGCTGCATCAACTCAATCGTCGCCAACTCCCGCCTCACTGCTGTCATCGTCGTAAATTGGTGAGTTAACCCTGGCAAACCGATTAACTCCTGATGTTCTCTAACCAGGGGTGCAATCGCTGTTACATCCGTAGCTAAACGTGATTCTAGGATGAATTTTTCTAAATCCTCTTGTCTAAAAGCGACATTTCTCTCACTGCAATGTGCGATCGCATCATCTAACGCATCAATCAGACTTTTTTGCTCAACCACAAGAGGAGCGTGTTCTTTTCTTGGTTCTCCTGGCTTGACAAACGTGATACCTAACGCCGCAGCTTCTTCTTTCCACAATGCAACTAATTCTGATTCTGGTAGTTTCTGCTTGCGCTGGCGGGTATCATCCCAAATTTTTTCACGTTCGGCCCAAGTGGAAAAAGCACCAGATGAGGCGATGATTTGCTGTCGCCGCTTAGAAAATGCCTCTAAATCCTCGAATTTAAACCCTTTTATATCAAACTGCCCATGTAAACGAAGCTCTGTCTCGTAGCCAAGCTTCTGCACCTCACGCGCCAGAGAGCTTTGGTATGCCATCCCCAAGAATTTCTTATTGGCGAATATTTCATTATTGCCCAAACTCAACCACCTACCATCTGGAGTTTGGGTCATGTTCATCAGCAAACAATGGGTGTGCAGATGTGGGTCTAAATCCCGACTTTCGATGTGATCGAACTGCGCGACGACCAAGTTACCAGTCTTAACCCTATGTCTCTTGTTATCGTCTGTCACTCTGGTATAGGCGTAACGCTGCTCTATTAGCTCCAGGGTTTCTTTTAGCGCCTGATGATGGGCATCGATTAACCGTGTATCCCCACCCACCAATGCCATCAAGCTTACACTTTTGGGCGCAGAAAATGTACAGTCTAATGCGGCTCTGCGTTCTCCTTTCCCCTTTTCTTTGACTACTCTGGCATTCAATACCTCACGACCATCAGGCGTAAGCCCCTCAATGATATTTTTAAAAGCGTCTTCGTCATCGACTGCCCCTGACAACCCCAACTTTTTAGCACCTTGACCATTCCAAAGCGACTTTCCTTGGTGATAGTAATTCTTGATGAAGTAGTTCACCGCCATCTCTGAGGACACGTTAGCCGCTGTTAGCATGGCTCACCTCTGTTATGGGGTTTACAAAAGTTAATCCTTGTTCTATTCCATCTGTTAGTGCGGCCTACTCTCGTCAAGAAATTCTGATTATTTTCTCTTATTGCAAGATAATCACCCTTGCAATAAGTATTGAAGTCAAAATCAATCCCCGTCATCAAACTTCGTAGTGCTTGATGACGAATGAAAATTTTTTCGTGAGACTTTGACCAAAACAAAATTTTATTTCCCCAACTCTCCTGTCATTTAATATAGCAAAAAATCGAGCATTCTTTCCGCCAAATATGGCGTACTGTGCGTCACAAAAAGATGGATTCCAAGCCTTATGGTTCTTGAAGCTAATTACTAGATAATTGGGATAATCCTTGAAAAAATTGGGAATTATTAGGAAGTACTAGGAAGTCTTGGGAAGTCTTAGGAATTGTTGGAAAATATTAAGCTAATGAGAATATGGAGAGGAGATGATGTTAAATAGTTGAAAAGGTAAGAAATGAATTGGAGATTTGGGAGATATTGTTTAGATATTGGGAGATGTTGAATGTAATTGGTGATTATTGGGAATTGAGAGATTTTGTGGAGATTTTCTATCAGATGCACGAATTCATGATTTGTCAAAGAGTATTGCTAAAACTGTAATCTTTCTTTGTAAATGTGGAAAAAATCACGGTTTGGGCGGTTCAAGTTGAGAGTAATTATCAATTAGATAGACAAAAAAAGGGTCAAAAACAGGGAGAAATTTTCTTGTGGATTTAATGTTGAGTCTTGATCCGGGAACTTCAATGACGAAGATGGTTTATCGTGTTCTCTCGGAGATTTCGTACAAGTCAGAATTGCTGTGTATGGAACCAGAGTTAATTAAGATTTCCAAAGATTCGTTGGATTTATATGAGTCTGGGCAAATGAATCGGCCCAATCCAGAGAATGAAGCGTGGATAGAGTACAACGAAGAATATTATGCGGTTGGGTTTTTGGCACAAAAGTATTTTGAAGCGCGAATCAATTTTTTAGAACTCAAGTATGAGAACGCGATTCCAAAAACTTTGGCAGCAGTGGGGGCAATAGCGATTAGAGATTCTTTGAAGGCAAACTTTGATTTATCCTTGGGACTGCTATTGCCTTATGGGGAGTGGGAAGATAGAGAAAGATTGGAGAGGGGTTTAATATCGGCACTGTCTAGCTTTAGCTTTCGAGGGAAACAATTTTGTATAAATCTGATTAACTTTCAGTGCTTGCCCGAAGGTGGGGGACTGATATTGACGCGAAGTAAAAAACTTGGCACAGATTTCAATAAAATGAACATTGCTGTGGTGATGGTGGGATTTCGGGATATATCAGCCGTAATCTTTGAGCGTGGTATCTCAACTGGAAAAACGGAAGGATTGGGCTTGGCGTGGATGCTGGAGAGAATCAAAAGCCGAACATCAGGGCAAAACTTACATGAACTGTTAAAGGCTGTTCATCTATCAGGCCCGACATTGAAACCGAGATACTGCAAACCTTTGGCTCGGAGCAAGAAGTCTGATTTTCAGGTTGAGGAGATAGCACAAATTATTGAAGTGGCTGACTTATCTCGTAAAGAATACTGGGAAAAGGTATCCACTTGGCTCAAAATTAATATTCCTGCCCATATTGAGCAAGTCATTATTGGTGGTGGAACGTCGGAATATTTAGGCTCGGAGTTGAAAAATTTGTTTACTCATACCGACATTTCATGGGCAGCAGAATTATCTGAGGATGTGCGTTTAGCTTTTAACCTGCCGATTAAAAAAGATGCCTTGTGCTTGCGTTTCACTGATGTATATGGATTGTTTCGTTACCAACACGCTACATTTCGTAATTCGTAATGACGCTCCTGCGTCGCTACCGCTACGCTAACGTAATTCGTAATAGTAATTTGCTTGTGAAGAGAGGAATATTAGAATGTTTTCAGATGTTGAGTTTCGCTTACGAAGTAGAGTTAAGGCTGATAGTTCCGAAGCCGTGGTAATTAAGTATCTAAACTCCAGAAATACTCTTTATCCTGCTAAAGATATGGCGATGATTGCTATCAGCACCTATTGGCTTCCTTTAGCTTATCAAGCTGTGAATCAATCAGTGGATTTAGAGCCACACATTCGTGCTTGTCTTTACCGCCTTCAACTCCACTCTTCATATTTGATGGGACTGCTGGGAGAAATCCCGCCTCAAGGAACGCCGATGATTGCAGTAGCCTCTAATCAATCACAGCCACTACAACTAATACAATCATCACCATTACCAATATCCAGGACTTCAGTCAAAGAACCATTACAAATAGCCAGAACTCCTGTACCAGAAGAATCGGAGTCGGGAACTGACTGGTTAAATCCGTTTTAGGACTGACCATTTTTTGAATTGATTTGACGCATTGCTCCTTTCTGAGCATCTTTTTCAGTGAACGCAAATATGTCGTTTCAAGCTTTTTAACTAGGAGTGCATGATTATGTATCAACCACAAGAACTTTTTAACGACCTTTCACCATCAGAAATTAGCCGGACTTTACGCTTGAGTGGGATACCTGAAAAAGAGTCATATACCGAGAATGATGCAGACAGGTTTCGTGAATGTCGCACCTTAATTGAGCAGGGTAGAAATGATGAGGAAGTAATGGCTCTATTATCTCCAATTGTTGACAATGCACTGTCAGAAACTCAGGGCAATTCCTCGTCGTCAACGAAGAATGGAGGGAAAAAACAAGGAAAAAAAGCCCAATTACCATTAGATATCACTGAATTACTAGTTATTGCTCGTGAAAGAGGCTATAAAATCGCACTTTCTCAGGCTTTAATAATTCTCCAAGTCTGCGGACTATCTGAGCAAGATGAGTATAGCTCGGATGAGTGCGAACACTTTCTTGAAACCTACAAATCAATAAAAGAGCAAAACAAATCCTTTGAAGAAGTTGCAGCCAGCTTAACAACTCTAGGTAAAAGCGAAAATTCTCAACAATTAAAATTAGATGCAGTGATTGAGAATGTTAGTGAAAAAGCTGTAGCGGCAAGAGAAGATTTATCTAGCTTGATTGATAAAATTACTGCTGCTCAGGCTGAAGAAGCCCCAGAGTTAGTTCAATCACTTTACCTGAAAAATGTTGCACTGAAATTACAACAGAGCGATTCTGAAAATAACCTCTTCGCTCAATTAGAAGAAAGAATCATGGCGAGAATCGCCGAAAAAAAGCAGCAGAGGCTACAGTTATCTGGAGTGACTTGGGAGACGACACCCTTACCATCTTCTTCGCCCACGCCGATGCTGTCGCCCAACGCATTAGAGAATGGAACGAATACCGATTAAAACAAGAAATTGCAGCCAAAGAACGCACTATTGATATTCAAGTCGAAAAAGCCTCCGATGCTAAAGCTAATAAATTAGCTGCTCACAAGCTGGAAAAAATACAGGCATGGAACGAAGCACAACTAGAACGTCAAAAACTTCGTCAAAAACGCTTTGAACAGTTCAAAGGACTTGTTTTTTGGCTCGGTGGTTGGGTCGGTTCTGGCCGCTCTGGTATTTTCTTTTTTGGCTCTGCCATGTTAGCTTCTGCGACTTTTGCAGGAGTAACAATCATTAATCTGCCAACAAATCTTTCCTGTCCTGATCCCAAAAGTCCCTGTTATCTGGTATATCAAATGCGATTTAACAATAAAAGTGTGATTCTTCCACAACAGACCAAGGATATTATTGCTGAGTATGAGCGCAATAAGAGTAAACCTAAACGGCGCAGATAATTAAGTTTTGGGGAAAGAGAAACTGTCTGTTTTAGTTTTCCCTATCTTTGGAACAGCATCGAATGGCATGAAGACTCATGTGAAATATCGTCAGGGCAGGGTGTTGGGTGTAGTGTTAATAAAAATTGAATTTTAGTGCGCTAGACAAAACCAAGTTGTTCGTAATTCCCTACACCCCACACCCCAAAACCAGTAATACCAAGGGTTAACGCTTAACAAGCGTGCCATTCGGAACAGCATCAATAGTTTGATAGAGGGATGAAGTTATGAACGAACTAAAAGAAATTAAACTTTGGGATGATTGGGACGATATCAATTTATCAACTCCAGAACGTCGCATTGAACGCTTAGAAATTCTGCTGTGCCAAAAAGTCCACAAAGGCGAGGATATATCTGAATGTCTGCAAGTTTTAGAGTACTTGAAAAATCGCACGACTCAGCAAAAGTTAGAGTCTGTTTTCTTTAGGCGAGTTCAGTCTCAAGTGACTTCCAACTCGTGGAAAATAATTGGTCAGGCTACCTTAATCTCCCTAGTCGCTATTTCTTGCTGCTTTGCCATGTATAAAATAGTTACTTTATCAATATCTAATAATTCTTCGTCGGAATTATCTCTTGGCAAAGAATTATCAAAAAACACCCCACCACACAGTAAAAAACATCATAGATAAACACAATGACAGTGCGGTATATTTATTTACTGCACTGCGATTACTGACTATGATACTTCATCAGCAATCTCTAAAATCTTTCAAGTCAACGGAGTAAAAAGGCAGTTTATGAATATTTACTTTCATGCCAAGGTGAGGCGATCGCTTTCTTTCACATATTCAGGTAAAATCACTGCATTTGATGGATAAAAACTTTCTTTACAGCGTAACTCACCTACTTTAATAAGAGGTGTCCTTGTCGAAAGGCAAACTGTCTTCCGGCTCAAAGTTTTGCAAGTCTTGCTCCATCTGCTGACGACGTTGGACGTATGTTTTGCTGTTTCCGATCCTCCCTTCCATCAACCATGCACCAAAGTTGATGCCTTGTTCTACGTGTGAGGCAGACATTTCATTATAATCATCAACCTCCATTTTCTTACGCCACTCAATCTGTTCCAGGGCACTTTCACTGATGCCAATTTTCTGAGCATATTCTACATATTCAGGTCTGAGAGAACCATCTGGGTTAAATTCCTTTTTTTCTTGTTCAGTGAAGAAATCGTAGGCTGTGTAGATTGGCCACGGCTCTGGATCAGTCTCATCTAGGTGCTTCCAGTCGTCGTATGTTGCTTTTAACCTACGAGCATAACTATCAATTGCTCCTGGATGTTCGCCTTTAGATAACATTTCTTGTCGAGCTTCATCTTTTAAAGTTCCATCTGCATTGAATTCTTCCTTATGCATATTTATCCAACGTTTAATTCTTGACATAAAAACCTCCCAAAATATTAATCAAATCTCATCAATTTCTAAAAATCATGACTCTGGAACTAAAGCATTTTGATCCCAGGCTCAATCAATGGATTTATACAGATGAGCGCCAAACTATTTTAACTGAAAAGCTCAGTAATACTTTACTAGAATTTTACTTTCCTGACAAAAAATTCTCATTTGGGCATTCAGACGAATACAGTACAGATGAAGACTTAAAAAATCATCCAGATGGACACATCTTACTATTATCTTCAAAAACTCGTTTACTTTATGGATCAAAGGAATGTTTAGAAACGATTCAAAAAATTTGTCCAGATAGTAAAGACCGTGGAGCTTATGGTTCCATTTTCCTTGGGGCTTGTAAAAATGCGATTCACGAAAAGCTAAACATTCTGGTAGTAGATGATTCTACTGATAACATGGGTGAAAATGGAGGGATATTATCAAATGATTTGGCATATAAATTAGTTGGTGACTGTTATGGGCAGATTTCAACACAACTTTATGACAAAGTAACCTTAAGAGAATCTCAAGCAGATAAAAGCTATCGTGTAATTCAGCATCGATTTGGTTGGGTGGATGGAGTTGGAGAGGATACTACTAAATATCGCTTTGGCAAAGGAACACTCCGACCATACAAACTAGATGATATAAAGTACGCAGACCCGAACAATGAACCAAAAATCGATATAATTCTCCCCATAAGCAGTTTTAAGGGAACAGACAAGGATAGACCCAAAGGCCCCACTAAACCGCAGATTCAACCAGGATTATATCAGCAAAATATTTGGTTAGCCGAAAAAGGGCAATCTCAACAAGGACAGATGTCTATCTCCCAACTGCTGGCATCTTTCCCTCAAGGAATTAAAGATTTTGCCGAGGAACTAGAGGTGCAAGCTCAAAGATTAGCCTCTATTCAAGATGACCCTAGAATTGTTGCTGCTTACTATTGTGAAAGATATGAAAAACGTAAAGAATCATTGAGTCAAAATAAATTAAAAACATCAGATATTATCAATCAAGAAACAGATGTTAAAAACTTAGGGACAAATGATGACTTAGATGCAGATCAGGACTTAGATGACGAGAGTACTAAAGATGACTTGTTCATGTACAAACTCATTAAAGCCGATTTACTTGGGCATCAGCAGCTTTTAGAAACTGAGAAGGTAAAACAGGAATTAAGTCGGTTTGTACAAAGTGAGTGGCGAGATATTGCTATTGGGAAAACGCTTACTTTTGACCGAGGAATGATTATTCCCTCCAAGGAACTCAAAAATGGTGAAATTTGTGTCCCTTGGCTGAAGCAAGAGGAAAAGGTTCTTAACTTTCGCTCTCCTTTCCTCAACTCTAATGGTCTGTGTGTCTCTACTAATAAACACGTTGAAGACCGTGTTGCTCCAGATGGTAAATCTTTGCAAGGCATAATTGTAGTCAATGACGAAGACCACAAGCGCATACAAGCCAGAATTACAGAGTTAGAAGCACAAGGAATCAATGTTGATTTTATAGATCCAACCGAAACCGAATCAGAACGCCAAGCACGAGACTACGA
It encodes the following:
- the mobF gene encoding MobF family relaxase, encoding MLTAANVSSEMAVNYFIKNYYHQGKSLWNGQGAKKLGLSGAVDDEDAFKNIIEGLTPDGREVLNARVVKEKGKGERRAALDCTFSAPKSVSLMALVGGDTRLIDAHHQALKETLELIEQRYAYTRVTDDNKRHRVKTGNLVVAQFDHIESRDLDPHLHTHCLLMNMTQTPDGRWLSLGNNEIFANKKFLGMAYQSSLAREVQKLGYETELRLHGQFDIKGFKFEDLEAFSKRRQQIIASSGAFSTWAEREKIWDDTRQRKQKLPESELVALWKEEAAALGITFVKPGEPRKEHAPLVVEQKSLIDALDDAIAHCSERNVAFRQEDLEKFILESRLATDVTAIAPLVREHQELIGLPGLTHQFTTMTAVRRELATIELMQQGVGKVVPITNREVVESQLQKTLLNTGQRQAVELAATTSDQFIAWQGVAGAGKTFALKELKAIATDAGYTIIGFAPSSSAAKVLSEELEIQSLTVARLLVTEPQEIEPNQIWIVDEAGLLSAKDAHALLQRATLLQARVILVGDTRQLSAVSAGNPFKSLQQAGIKTAHLNESLRQKDPQLKLAVDLIADGRVEAGFEHLLATGSIKTVSSESKIEQIANDYIVGTPEQRLKTLVLAGTNTERLALTQAIRSKLKGEGTLGETATITQLQTKNLTKVQMRFAHNFEIGDVVMPTRDYKRRGLDKGKLYEVVGRTTDKLTLIGDNGQVMDVDTAFEKAVYQSHQIEIAVGDRLQWKKNDRQLGRRNGQEFTVTAIDLNIVQIKYADERTESISLAQAQNLDYALVSTTYSSQGKTADRVLISADFTIGQESFYVAASRARHELKIYTEDPTRLVELAQQSKAKENALELLRKQIQKSTFKQHQAITINISAPFEKPVLKQETTVSTPNVGPIVKSVASSRTTSHDSSIKVPKVLPVLKETPNYNTVESVFSKPVLKSPVPTEAFWTPYHTEDIPNFIEPKDWQEFENSAIHPDITALNFESLQFNYAGGEHEAWERLMVSEKLNRTNTGRLTDGFIRAYSHLDAGGWWCDAGVDARTFANLKPGEKPPIKRWGCYKPNQPRPKKDESGQIIEGKFIKYEHPPKVELSIFLLDVPDDIAERIYSKHKVNPSDRDRQSGFWYCVWKHNIPCALAEGAKKAASLLSQGHAAIGLPGISSGYRTPKDEFGKKIGKSYLHEELAVFATPGRVFKFCFDYETKPETKLHIERDISVTGRLLQEAGARVKVVSLPGPSKGVDDFIVASGPLAYEKLSHLAPTFRDWQQQNQHSKTAAFPPLRKPIPEQRSIQLEGTGNRERATGNDKLDLLPTHREEEIEKTVACSPLPVPYLLQNKPQVQTHDFNQRQQPNSDTVPNREDRAIEQEFRAVTNQQPAIDPENRVLRNEPSREPNRNERESVELLAAINRDAELEKVFEHGDDIAGINQSSTDDGLRGQRTEKLSRQINGQDSTIFNREANYVHSSQPATRQLLNTISDYIEQSAVESAVTQTILGLTEQLSQSHQQLVIAKSTFNEFETALTAELQSYAENKAILSISDYVEQSAIESALTQAVLRLTEQLSQSHQQVVNAKSTFNEFETALTAELQSHAEKRAILSIFDYIEQSSIESTLAQTVLGLTEQLSRSHQQLVEYQTAFNDFEEVLTAELQSHAEKRAILSISDYIEQSAIESALTQSVLGLTEQLSQSHQQLLASKTTFNDFETALTQELKPHAEKGAILSISDYVEQSAIESALNQSVLGLTEQLSQSHQQLVTAKSTFNDFETALTQELKSHAEKGAILSISDYIEQSAIESALNQAVLGLTKQLSQSHQQLVAAKSTFNDFETALTQELKSHAEKGAILSISDYIEQSAIESALNQAVLGLTEQLSQSHQQLVTAKSTFSDFETALTQELQSHAEKKAILSISDYIEQSAVESALTQTILSLTEQLSRSHQQLVEAQTVFNDFDEAVTAELQSHAQNKAILSISDYVEQSAIESALNQAVLGLTEQLSQSHQQLLAAKSTFNEFETALTAELQSHAQNKAILSISDYVEQSAIESALNQAVLGLTEQLSQSRQQLLASKTTFNDFETALTQELQSHAEKKAILSISDYIEQSSVESALNQAVLGLTEQLSQSHQQLVASKTTFNDFDEAVTAELQSHAEKRAILSTSNSVEQSATESTLAKTLLAELKLHLKQMIQGLDIKRLAEVVMEVGKYVKGEKVTGAKVSELFTSVTTDAKVLTFEEKMNIVRQLIRDDKPSILKRLKINPQQSDDNGEHLQFRR
- a CDS encoding ParM/StbA family protein; translated protein: MLSLDPGTSMTKMVYRVLSEISYKSELLCMEPELIKISKDSLDLYESGQMNRPNPENEAWIEYNEEYYAVGFLAQKYFEARINFLELKYENAIPKTLAAVGAIAIRDSLKANFDLSLGLLLPYGEWEDRERLERGLISALSSFSFRGKQFCINLINFQCLPEGGGLILTRSKKLGTDFNKMNIAVVMVGFRDISAVIFERGISTGKTEGLGLAWMLERIKSRTSGQNLHELLKAVHLSGPTLKPRYCKPLARSKKSDFQVEEIAQIIEVADLSRKEYWEKVSTWLKINIPAHIEQVIIGGGTSEYLGSELKNLFTHTDISWAAELSEDVRLAFNLPIKKDALCLRFTDVYGLFRYQHATFRNS